A genomic window from Bacillus mesophilus includes:
- the rpsO gene encoding 30S ribosomal protein S15, with product MALTQERKNEIISEYKTHASDTGSPEVQIAVLTEQINTLNDHLRTHKKDHHSRRGLLKMVGKRRNLLNYLRNKDVTRYRELINKLGLRR from the coding sequence ATGGCTTTAACACAAGAACGCAAAAATGAAATCATTAGTGAGTACAAAACTCACGCTTCTGATACAGGATCACCAGAAGTACAGATTGCTGTCCTAACAGAGCAAATCAACACGTTAAATGATCATTTACGCACGCACAAGAAGGATCACCATTCACGTCGTGGTCTTTTAAAGATGGTAGGTAAGCGTCGTAACTTACTTAACTACTTAAGAAACAAAGACGTTACTCGTTATCGCGAGCTAATCAACAAGCTTGGTTTACGTAGATAA
- the ribF gene encoding bifunctional riboflavin kinase/FAD synthetase has protein sequence METIYLSHPPKIANKMQAQKVMAFGYFDGVHIGHQKVILTAKELAGQKGIKSAVMTFHPHPSVILRKEQAIQHMLTPLHEKIEAIEKLGIDELYIVDFSEEFSQLLPQEFVDEYIINLNVKHVVAGFDFTYGKMGKGTMETIPFHSRGQFTQTVIDKVHLQSEKISSSYIRKLLENGQVNEIPNLLGRFYNIRGKIVHGEKRGSTIGFPTANIGLVEPYHLPKTGVYAVELNVLGEYYKGVCNIGYKPTFHQKLTEKSIEVHLFDFDQNIYGESVELIFHNRIRDEQKFNGIQELVTRIHEDVKEAKEFFKVKL, from the coding sequence GTGGAAACAATTTATTTAAGCCATCCCCCAAAAATTGCAAATAAGATGCAGGCTCAAAAGGTGATGGCCTTTGGTTATTTTGATGGTGTACATATTGGGCATCAGAAGGTAATTTTAACTGCGAAGGAATTGGCAGGACAAAAAGGAATCAAGAGTGCCGTTATGACCTTTCATCCTCATCCTTCAGTTATCTTAAGGAAAGAGCAAGCGATTCAACATATGCTAACCCCACTGCATGAAAAAATTGAAGCCATCGAGAAGCTTGGAATCGATGAATTATATATCGTAGATTTTTCGGAAGAGTTTTCTCAATTACTTCCTCAAGAATTTGTTGATGAATATATAATTAACTTGAATGTAAAACATGTTGTGGCTGGCTTTGATTTTACTTATGGGAAAATGGGGAAGGGAACAATGGAAACAATTCCGTTTCACTCTCGAGGTCAATTCACACAAACTGTCATTGATAAGGTCCACCTCCAAAGTGAAAAAATTAGTTCATCCTATATTAGAAAGCTTCTTGAAAATGGCCAGGTTAACGAAATACCGAATCTACTAGGAAGGTTCTATAACATTAGGGGAAAAATAGTTCATGGTGAAAAACGTGGATCCACAATAGGATTTCCAACAGCGAATATCGGACTTGTAGAGCCTTACCACCTTCCTAAAACAGGTGTATATGCTGTTGAGTTAAATGTTCTTGGTGAGTATTATAAAGGGGTTTGTAATATTGGTTATAAACCAACCTTTCATCAAAAACTTACTGAAAAATCTATTGAAGTCCACCTCTTTGATTTTGATCAGAATATATATGGTGAATCTGTAGAATTAATCTTCCATAATAGAATTAGGGATGAGCAGAAGTTTAATGGAATTCAGGAGCTTGTAACAAGAATTCATGAGGATGTTAAGGAAGCAAAGGAATTCTTCAAGGTGAAGTTATAA
- the truB gene encoding tRNA pseudouridine(55) synthase TruB yields MEGILLLHKPKGLTSHDCVFKLRKILKTKKVGHTGTLDPDVTGVLPICIGRATKIAEYMTGDSKTYVGEVTLGYSTTTEDASGETVKEVPVDRVITRDEILQVLHKLTGEIKQTPPMYSAVKVNGKKLYEYARKGQTIERPSRDITIYDLNLLDDRDSFEGNQISFSFKVTCSKGTYVRTLAVTIGEELGYPAHMSHLVRTASGPFQLDECSTFEEIEQAMETGAIDSILIPIERALKHLPNLEIDDKVAVKVRNGAVLETSPILEEHHQVLLLDQSGQALAIYEKHPTKPGLMKPTKVLYI; encoded by the coding sequence ATGGAAGGAATACTTTTATTACATAAGCCTAAAGGATTAACCTCTCATGATTGTGTGTTTAAACTACGAAAAATACTGAAAACCAAAAAGGTCGGTCATACAGGGACATTAGACCCAGACGTAACTGGGGTTCTTCCAATTTGTATTGGAAGAGCAACCAAAATAGCAGAGTACATGACGGGTGACAGTAAAACCTATGTGGGCGAGGTCACATTAGGTTATTCCACTACCACTGAAGACGCATCAGGTGAAACAGTAAAGGAAGTTCCTGTTGACCGAGTCATTACCCGAGATGAAATTTTACAGGTTCTACATAAGTTAACCGGTGAGATTAAACAAACTCCTCCTATGTATTCTGCAGTTAAAGTAAATGGAAAAAAATTATATGAGTATGCAAGAAAAGGACAAACGATTGAACGTCCATCGAGAGATATCACAATATATGACCTAAATTTATTAGATGATCGGGATTCCTTTGAGGGAAATCAAATCAGCTTTTCATTTAAGGTTACTTGTAGTAAAGGAACATATGTCAGAACCCTAGCCGTTACGATCGGAGAGGAGCTTGGCTATCCAGCGCACATGTCACATCTTGTTAGGACTGCCTCTGGCCCTTTTCAATTAGATGAATGTTCAACGTTTGAAGAAATTGAGCAGGCAATGGAAACTGGAGCAATAGATTCGATATTAATCCCGATTGAACGAGCACTTAAGCATTTGCCTAACTTGGAAATTGATGATAAAGTAGCAGTAAAAGTCAGGAATGGTGCAGTGCTGGAAACGTCTCCTATTCTTGAGGAGCATCATCAAGTACTGTTATTAGATCAATCAGGCCAAGCCCTTGCTATCTATGAAAAACACCCTACTAAGCCAGGGTTAATGAAACCAACAAAGGTTCTATACATTTAG
- the rbfA gene encoding 30S ribosome-binding factor RbfA: MSLRATRVGEQMKKELGEIIGRKIKDPRVGFVTVTDVEVTGDLQQAKVFISVLGDEEQRQNTLKGLAKAKGFIRSEIGQRIRLRKTPEITFEFDESVDYGNRIESLLSELNKSSQQDEV, translated from the coding sequence ATGAGTTTACGTGCAACTCGAGTTGGAGAGCAAATGAAAAAAGAGCTCGGTGAAATTATCGGTCGAAAAATTAAAGACCCTCGCGTAGGGTTTGTAACTGTGACTGATGTTGAAGTTACAGGAGACCTCCAACAAGCAAAAGTATTCATTTCTGTTTTAGGAGATGAAGAACAAAGACAAAACACATTAAAAGGGTTAGCGAAGGCAAAAGGGTTTATTCGAAGTGAGATTGGCCAGCGAATTCGTTTACGTAAAACACCTGAGATTACATTCGAATTCGATGAATCAGTGGACTACGGTAACCGTATTGAATCATTGCTATCTGAACTAAATAAATCTTCACAACAAGATGAAGTTTAA
- a CDS encoding DUF503 domain-containing protein, with translation MIGFVECECFIYNAQSLKEKRAVLQRIISRLKQKFNVSVSEIDHQDVWQRTTIGVVAITSSKQATERELQNCLKMIDSFPEIERAVTNFEWY, from the coding sequence ATGATTGGATTTGTTGAATGTGAATGCTTCATTTATAATGCACAGTCGTTAAAGGAGAAGCGTGCAGTTCTTCAAAGAATCATATCTAGACTGAAGCAAAAATTTAACGTATCGGTTTCAGAAATTGATCATCAAGATGTATGGCAACGAACCACTATAGGCGTAGTTGCCATAACTTCATCTAAACAAGCAACTGAAAGAGAATTACAAAATTGCTTGAAGATGATTGATTCCTTTCCGGAAATAGAAAGAGCCGTTACTAACTTTGAATGGTATTAA
- the infB gene encoding translation initiation factor IF-2, with the protein MSKIRVYEYAKKQNISSKEVINILKELNVEVSNHMTTIEDDVVEKLDQRFQGSQVQEPKAAESKTGEDDKKKPEATATVKNKAAAYDEDDDVVDNTPTKKKGANKRKEKDNKKTGQQEQVAFQKNRHKKNAKQTTVGKVTELPEKIIFSGSLTVAELAASLGKEPSEIIKKLLVLGVMASINQSLDKDTIELIAGEYGVEVEEEIEYEETEFEGYEMEDKDENLQIRPPVVTIMGHVDHGKTTLLDSIRHTKVTEGEAGGITQHIGAYQVEVNEKKITFLDTPGHAAFTTMRARGAKITDITILVVAADDGVMPQTVEAINHAKAAEVPIIVAVNKIDKPAANPDRVMQELTEHGLVPEAWGGDTIFVPVSALNGEGIEDLLEMILLVSEVEEWKANPKRFATGTVVEAQLDKGRGSVATLLVQNGTLRIGDPIVVGNSFGRVRAMVNDIGRRVKEAGPSTPVEITGLNEVPLAGDPFMVFADEKMARSVGEARAQKQLIEQRGDKAKLSLDDLFEQIKQGDIKDINIIVKADVQGSAEALAASLQKIEVEGVRVKIIHTGVGAITESDIILASASNAIVIGFNVRPDVNAKKTAEQEDVDVRLHRIIYNVIDEIESAMKGMLDPEFEEKVIGQAEVRTTFKVSKVGTIAGSYVTDGKITRDSGVRVIRDGIVVFEGKLDTLKRFKDDVKEVAQNYECGITIEKFNDIKEGDIIEAYVMQEIKR; encoded by the coding sequence ATGAGTAAAATACGTGTTTATGAATATGCAAAAAAACAAAACATATCAAGTAAAGAAGTGATTAATATACTAAAAGAATTAAACGTAGAAGTATCAAACCATATGACAACAATTGAGGACGATGTTGTTGAAAAGCTAGATCAGCGTTTTCAAGGATCTCAAGTTCAGGAACCAAAAGCTGCAGAAAGTAAGACAGGTGAGGATGACAAGAAAAAACCTGAAGCTACTGCAACTGTAAAGAATAAGGCTGCAGCATATGATGAAGATGACGATGTAGTAGACAACACCCCTACTAAGAAGAAGGGTGCTAATAAGCGTAAAGAAAAAGATAACAAAAAAACGGGTCAGCAAGAGCAAGTTGCTTTCCAAAAAAATCGTCATAAGAAAAATGCGAAACAGACTACGGTGGGGAAAGTAACGGAACTTCCTGAAAAAATTATTTTTTCGGGGTCACTAACTGTTGCTGAGCTAGCTGCTAGTTTAGGGAAAGAGCCTTCAGAAATTATCAAAAAGCTTCTTGTACTTGGTGTAATGGCATCAATCAACCAATCACTTGATAAGGATACAATTGAATTGATTGCAGGTGAATATGGGGTTGAAGTAGAAGAAGAGATTGAATATGAAGAAACAGAATTCGAAGGTTATGAAATGGAAGATAAGGATGAGAATCTTCAAATTCGTCCACCAGTTGTAACAATCATGGGTCACGTTGACCACGGTAAAACAACTTTATTAGACTCCATCCGTCATACAAAAGTGACAGAGGGAGAAGCAGGGGGAATTACCCAGCATATTGGAGCTTATCAGGTAGAAGTAAACGAAAAGAAGATTACCTTCTTAGATACTCCAGGTCATGCTGCATTCACTACAATGCGTGCTCGTGGTGCGAAGATTACAGATATCACCATCTTAGTTGTTGCAGCTGATGATGGAGTAATGCCTCAAACAGTTGAAGCAATTAATCATGCGAAAGCTGCAGAGGTTCCAATTATTGTCGCAGTTAACAAAATTGACAAACCTGCTGCTAATCCGGACCGTGTTATGCAGGAACTAACTGAGCATGGTTTAGTTCCAGAAGCTTGGGGTGGAGATACGATTTTCGTACCAGTTTCTGCCTTAAATGGTGAAGGTATTGAAGATTTATTGGAAATGATTTTATTAGTAAGTGAAGTAGAAGAATGGAAAGCTAATCCTAAGCGTTTTGCAACAGGTACTGTTGTAGAAGCTCAATTAGACAAAGGGCGTGGCTCTGTAGCAACACTTCTAGTTCAAAATGGTACGCTACGTATTGGGGATCCAATCGTTGTAGGTAATAGCTTTGGACGCGTTCGTGCTATGGTAAACGATATTGGTCGTCGTGTTAAAGAGGCTGGTCCATCTACCCCAGTTGAGATAACAGGACTAAATGAAGTACCCTTAGCAGGAGATCCATTTATGGTTTTTGCTGACGAAAAGATGGCAAGATCTGTAGGGGAAGCACGTGCCCAAAAGCAACTCATTGAGCAACGTGGTGATAAAGCGAAGCTTAGCTTGGATGATCTATTTGAACAGATTAAACAAGGTGATATTAAAGACATTAATATTATCGTTAAAGCTGATGTTCAAGGTTCAGCTGAAGCACTTGCAGCTTCTCTTCAAAAGATTGAGGTTGAAGGTGTTCGCGTAAAAATCATCCACACGGGTGTTGGTGCAATTACTGAATCAGATATTATACTTGCTTCTGCTTCTAATGCGATTGTCATCGGATTTAATGTACGTCCAGACGTTAACGCGAAGAAGACTGCTGAACAAGAAGATGTTGATGTTCGTTTACATCGTATCATTTACAATGTAATTGATGAAATTGAATCAGCGATGAAGGGGATGCTTGACCCAGAATTTGAAGAAAAAGTGATTGGGCAAGCTGAAGTTCGTACTACCTTTAAAGTTTCTAAAGTTGGAACCATTGCAGGAAGTTATGTTACTGACGGTAAAATCACTCGTGATAGCGGAGTTCGTGTGATCCGTGATGGAATCGTTGTATTCGAAGGAAAGTTAGATACATTAAAGCGATTTAAAGATGATGTTAAAGAAGTCGCTCAAAACTATGAGTGCGGAATTACAATCGAAAAGTTCAATGATATTAAAGAAGGCGATATCATTGAGGCTTATGTGATGCAGGAAATTAAAAGATAA
- a CDS encoding YlxQ family RNA-binding protein: MNQQPWKSLVGLATRARKITSGEELVVKEIQRNKVKLVLLSKDASANTEKKISDKCTFYKVPLRRVENRYELGEAIGKDARVVVGILDEGFAKKLNALLEE, translated from the coding sequence GTGAACCAACAACCATGGAAATCTCTTGTAGGACTAGCTACTCGAGCGCGGAAGATTACTTCTGGGGAGGAACTGGTTGTAAAAGAGATTCAGCGAAATAAAGTTAAGCTTGTTCTGTTATCAAAGGACGCCTCAGCAAATACTGAAAAAAAGATAAGCGATAAATGTACATTTTACAAAGTACCACTTCGTCGAGTTGAAAATAGGTATGAGCTTGGTGAAGCCATTGGAAAAGATGCGCGAGTTGTCGTTGGTATACTGGATGAGGGGTTTGCCAAAAAGCTGAACGCATTGCTCGAGGAATAA
- the rnpM gene encoding RNase P modulator RnpM, whose translation MRNRKVPLRKCVASQEMKDKKDLIRIVRSKEGDISIDLTGKLAGRGAYLSKDKDIILQAKKKNILASHLKTKIDESIYEELLSLVEKENQQ comes from the coding sequence GTGAGAAATCGCAAGGTTCCCTTAAGAAAGTGTGTAGCAAGCCAAGAAATGAAGGATAAGAAAGATCTAATCAGAATTGTCCGCTCTAAAGAAGGGGATATTTCAATCGATCTAACTGGAAAGTTAGCTGGTCGAGGCGCGTATCTTAGTAAAGATAAGGATATTATCTTGCAAGCAAAAAAGAAAAACATATTAGCGAGTCACTTAAAGACCAAGATTGATGAATCCATCTATGAGGAATTACTTTCTCTAGTGGAAAAGGAGAATCAACAGTAG
- the nusA gene encoding transcription termination factor NusA gives MSSELLDALIMLEKEKGISKDILLDAIEAALISAYKRNFNQAQNVRVDVNPERGSMRVFARKDVVDDVFDPRLEISAEQARLINPNYQVGDVIEIEVTPKDFGRIAAQTAKQVVTQRVREAERGVIYSEFIDREEDIMTGIVQRQDARFIYVNLGKIEALLPAAEQMPNETYKPHDRIKVFITKVERTTKGPQIFVSRTHPGLLKRLFELEVPEIFDGTVEIKSVAREAGDRSKISVHTDNPDLDPVGSCVGPKGGRVQAIVNELKGEKIDIVKWSKDPIEFVANALSPSQVEEVIVNEDDKATTVIVPDNQLSLAIGKRGQNARLAAKLTGWKIDIKSHSDAEKLDILGSGAMLEDHKLPVEELE, from the coding sequence ATGAGTAGTGAGCTATTAGATGCCCTTATCATGCTAGAAAAAGAAAAGGGAATTAGTAAAGATATCTTACTAGATGCAATTGAAGCAGCACTTATTTCTGCTTATAAACGAAATTTTAATCAAGCTCAAAATGTGAGAGTAGATGTTAATCCTGAGCGTGGGTCTATGCGTGTATTTGCACGTAAAGATGTTGTAGATGATGTGTTTGATCCTAGACTTGAAATATCTGCAGAACAGGCTCGATTAATTAATCCAAACTACCAAGTTGGGGATGTAATTGAAATCGAAGTAACTCCAAAGGATTTCGGACGAATTGCTGCTCAGACCGCTAAACAGGTAGTTACTCAACGTGTTCGTGAAGCAGAAAGAGGCGTTATTTATTCTGAGTTCATAGACCGTGAAGAGGATATTATGACTGGAATTGTCCAGAGACAGGATGCGAGGTTCATATATGTTAACCTAGGCAAAATTGAAGCGTTGTTACCAGCCGCTGAACAAATGCCAAATGAAACATATAAGCCTCATGACAGAATAAAAGTCTTTATTACGAAAGTTGAAAGAACAACTAAGGGTCCTCAAATTTTTGTTTCGAGAACTCATCCCGGTTTATTAAAACGTTTATTTGAACTAGAAGTTCCAGAAATTTTTGATGGGACTGTTGAAATTAAATCAGTTGCCCGTGAAGCCGGCGATCGTTCTAAAATTTCAGTGCATACAGATAATCCAGATTTAGATCCTGTTGGATCTTGTGTCGGACCTAAAGGTGGCCGTGTGCAAGCAATTGTAAATGAATTAAAAGGTGAAAAAATTGACATTGTTAAATGGTCAAAAGATCCTATTGAGTTTGTTGCGAATGCATTAAGTCCTTCACAAGTTGAGGAAGTTATTGTTAATGAAGACGATAAAGCCACAACTGTAATCGTACCTGATAATCAGCTCTCACTGGCTATTGGTAAACGTGGTCAAAATGCTCGTCTAGCTGCAAAGCTAACAGGCTGGAAAATTGATATTAAGAGCCATTCTGATGCAGAAAAGTTAGATATTCTTGGTTCAGGAGCTATGTTAGAAGATCACAAGCTGCCGGTAGAGGAATTAGAGTAA
- the rimP gene encoding ribosome maturation factor RimP: MSKKVTDVVEELVTPILDELQLELADLEYVKEGKDWFLRVYIDSPNGIDIEQCGTVSERLSERLDETDPIPHLYFLEVSSPGAERPLKKSKDFEKAVGKQVFIKTYEPIDGEKHFEGELMNYDGESVTIAHMIKTRKKVTTIPFEKVASARLAVIFN, translated from the coding sequence ATGAGTAAAAAAGTAACAGATGTTGTCGAAGAACTAGTAACACCAATTTTAGATGAGCTTCAATTAGAATTAGCTGACCTTGAGTATGTAAAGGAAGGTAAGGATTGGTTCTTAAGAGTGTATATTGATTCACCTAATGGAATTGACATAGAACAATGCGGTACCGTTAGTGAACGTTTAAGTGAACGTCTAGATGAAACGGATCCAATTCCTCATCTTTATTTCTTAGAGGTGTCTTCACCTGGTGCTGAACGTCCTTTAAAAAAATCAAAGGATTTCGAAAAGGCAGTTGGTAAGCAAGTTTTTATTAAAACGTATGAACCAATTGATGGGGAAAAGCACTTTGAAGGTGAATTGATGAATTATGACGGAGAATCAGTGACAATTGCTCATATGATCAAAACAAGAAAGAAGGTAACAACTATTCCGTTTGAGAAAGTTGCAAGTGCGCGTCTTGCGGTTATCTTTAATTAG